In Humulus lupulus chromosome 7, drHumLupu1.1, whole genome shotgun sequence, the following are encoded in one genomic region:
- the LOC133789437 gene encoding germin-like protein subfamily 1 member 20 codes for MKAVYFLLPLAVLALATSIATAYDPSPLQDFCVAVDEPHKALFVNGKFCKDPKLVKAKDFFFSGLNTPRDTNNPVGSNVTQLNVDKIPGLNTLGISLARIDYAPYGQNPPHIHPRGSEILVVVKGTLYVGFVSSNQDGNRLFTKVLKEGDVFVFPIGMIHFQFNPEHTPAVAFAGLSSQNAGVITIANAVFGSNPSINPDILARAFQVDKNVINYLQKQFWYDNN; via the exons ATGAAAGCTGTCTATTTTCTTCTCCCACTAGCTGTTTTGGCTTTGGCAACTTCCATTGCCACTGCCTATGACCCAAGCCCTCTCCAGGACTTTTGTGTGGCTGTTGATGAACCCCACAAAGCTT TGTTTGTGAATGGAAAGTTTTGCAAGGATCCCAAACTTGTCAAAGCCAAAGATTTCTTCTTTTCTGGCCTCAACACTCCAAGAGACACAAATAACCCAGTTGGATCTAATGTGACACAATTGAACGTGGACAAGATTCCAGGACTCAACACTCTTGGAATATCATTGGCTCGCATTGACTATGCTCCATATGGCCAAAACCCACCTCACATTCACCCTCGCGGCTCTGAAATCCTAGTGGTCGTTAAGGGAACTCTCTACGTGGGTTTTGTTTCATCCAACCAAGATGGAAACCGTCTGTTTACAAAGGTTCTAAAAGAGGGAGATGTGTTTGTATTCCCGATAGGTATGATTCACTTCCAATTCAATCCAGAACACACTCCAGCAGTTGCTTTTGCTGGTCTCAGTAGCCAAAACGCAGGAGTAATCACGATTGCAAATGCTGTATTTGGATCAAATCCTAGCATCAACCCTGATATTCTTGCTAGAGCCTTCCAAGTGGACAAGAATGTCATCAACTATCTCCAGAAGCAATTCTGGTATGACAACAACTAA